The Microbacter margulisiae genomic sequence TTTCCTGTTTAGGTAACATATTCACAAACTGGTTGGCAATCAACAATGAATTTATCATTTTATTTTTTGCATAACCCGGGTGGACATTTCGTCCTTTAAAAGTAATGGTTGCCCCGGCTGCATTGAAATTTTCAAACTCCAACTCTCCTATTTCACCACCATCAAGTGTATAAGCCCACTCCGCATTGAAGTTAGCGACATCAAACTTACTGGCGCCCAATCCGATTTCCTCATCCGGATTAAAAGCAACACGTATAGTACCGTGTTTGATTTCAGGATGTTGAATCAAATAACTCATTGCCGTCATGATTTCAGCAATTCCGGCTTTATCATCAGCACCTAACAGAGTATTGCCATCCGTTACAACAATATCATGTCCTTTATACTGTAGCAATTCGGGGAAATCACGTGGAGAAAGAATAATGTTTGCCTCTTTATTCAATATGATATCTCCTCCGTTATAATTTTTTTCTACACGTGGATAAGCATTTTTCCCCGTCATATCGGGACTTGTATCCATGTGTGCAATAAAACCAATTGTAGGAATGGTCTGGGCAACATTTGAGGGAACAGTCCCCATCACATATCCATATTCGCTGATCGAAATATCTATCAGTCCAAGTTGCTTCATCTCTTCTGCCAAAACCTTGGCAAACATCATTTGGGTAGGGGTACTCGGAGTGACACCGCTATTTTCGTCAGAAGTAGTTTCAAAAGAAACATAATGTAAAAAACGATCTACAAGTTCTGTATTCATAAAGTTTTGTATTAAAAAACCAAGAGGCATAATCTATAATTCGTTATTTGATTTTCCAATCAGATAACAGAATACATAGATTGTGTTTCAATGATCAATGAATTTGATTTATTTAGTTCATAATCTGCTCTGTTACAGAGAAACATTTATCTTGCGACGCTACGGTCCAGTAAGCTGCCGAATACGACATAATGAATTGAATGGTTGACTTCTTAGGCAGCAATATATGGGCAGAATTTTGAGCCTCATCTCGATGTGAAAAAGGAGGGAATGAGTAATGATTCTTCATAGGCAAACATTAAATATTGGAAGTTGTATCTTTAAACGTAAAGATACAACTTTATATTGCATCTCAAGTGTTAATGCTTTCAAATTGAAAGCGACTCATCCGCTAATTTACGCAAATTAATAAGTGCATACCTCATACGACCTAAAGCAGTATTGATGCTGACACCTGTTTTATCGGCAATTTCTCGAAAACTCAGATCTTCATAATAACGCAAATGCACGACTTCCTGCTGTAAATCAGGGAGATACTTTATTAACTCCCGGATATTATTTACCAGTTGGCGCTGAATTAAATCATCTTCTGCCGAAGGATCAGAAAGACGAATGTTATTCAATAAATCATAAGGATGATCTGGCTGATGAATAGAGACTTCAGGTTGATTTTTCCGATAATAATCCATTATCAGGTTGTGCGCTATGCGAATAACCCACGATAAAAAATGTCCATTTTCAATATAACGATATTGTTTGATAAATGTGACAACTTTTACAAATGTATCTTGAAAAAGATCATTTGCCAAAGATTCATTTCTGACAATCAGATAAATATATTTGAACACTCGTTCCTGATGCCTGGACAACAATTCTCTGAATGCTTCCTGATTGCCGGCTTGATAGTATTTGACCAATTCATCATCAGGCAAATTTGCGAATAATATTTTCATTACATTTTCGACTTAAGGTTGAAAAGTAACTGTTCTACATAGGCAAATGAAATTTTAAGAAGTCCTAACAATAGGTGTTTATGAGAAGCAAAGTTACACTTTGTTTGTGAAATCAAATACAAAAACGCATTTTTTTATTGTCCCTATATTTGATCTGTTTGAATCCTGCTTTTAATCATGCTTCAAGAATAAGAGCCTTCTTTTATATATCTTTGTGAACAAAAATAAGGGTTATGGAAAAAAGACTCAGTATCAAAGATTGGAAAGAAGAGGATCGTCCCCGGGAGAAATTGATTGATAAAGGTAGCAGAGCATTGTCTGATGCAGAACTATTAGCTATTTTAATCGGATCGGGAAATAAAGAAGAAAGCGCAGTGGAATTATCCCGGCGTATTTTACACCAACTCAATAACAGTCTGGATGACTTAGGGAAAGTGGATATTCCTTTTTTGACAAAATCTTTCAAAGGTATTGGAGAAGCGAAAGCCATTACAATTCTTGCAGCACTTGAGTTAGGACGAAGAAGAAAACTTTCCGAAGCTACCGAGCGAACAAAAATTTCTGAAAGTCAGGATGTTTTTCATGTATTTGAGCCACTGTTATCCGATATTCCACACGAAGAATTTTGGGTATTGCTGCTCAACCGTGCGAATAAAATCATCGGGCAAACGAGACTATCACAAGGAGGAACTGGTCAAACTGTTGTTGAAATTCCGCAAATTCTGAAATTTGCCATTGACAAACTGGCCACGGGAATTATAGTATGTCATAATCACCCGTCCGGCAATACAGAACCCAGTACGCAAGACATGCAGATTACCACAAAGCTTGCTGAGGCATGCAAAATCATGAGCATATCGTTGCTAGATCATCTAATAATCGCTCATCATCAATATTATAGTTTTGCCGATAATGGCAGAATACCATCACGTTGAAGGTCATTTCTTGGTAATTTAAGCATATTGCATTATCTTTGTACCCCCTTTGGATAGGCGCCTATTTTTTGAAAATGAACACCGTATCCAAATAATCTGAATAATCATAATGCGATTTTTTCGCTAAACCCTTAACATATTTGATCTGTTATTATGGCAACTACAGCTGATTTTAGAAATGGAATGTGCCTCGATATTGATGGACAATTTTTCTTTATTGTTGAATTTCTTCATGTAAAACCAGGGAAAGGTCCGGCTTTCGTACGCACCAAACTAAAAAATGTACAAACCGGTCGTGTCATCGACAAAACTTTTAACTCTGGAGTTCGCGTTGAAGAAGTCCGTATCGAACGTCGTCCTTATCAATTTCTGTATCACGACGATATGGGATATCATTTTATGAATAACGAAACCTTCGAACAAATTTCAATTCCAAAAGAAAACATCAATGGCGTTGATTTTCTGAAAGATGGAGAATCAGTAGAAGTAGTTACACACGCTGATTCAGAAACTGTTCTGTATGCTGATGTTGCTACGCACGTCGTACTTCAGGTTACTTATACCGAACCGGGATTAAAAGGTGACACAGCAACCAACACATTAAAACCGGCTACTGTTGAAACCGGCGCAACAGTTCGAGTTCCTTTATTTATTGAAGCCGGAGAAAAAATAAAGGTAGATACGAGAGACGGTTCGTATGTTGAAAGAGCAAAATAAACGTAACATTATCTTATCCATAAACAAAAAAGAGGTCGCATCAAGCACAACAGCTTACGACCTCTTTTTTTATTATAAATATGTCTCGTCCTGAAATAGCGTTACACAAAAAGCGTAAAATAATGGAAGAAATTAAGAATCAGTATGTAAAGCACACTCAAAAGGATTATAGCATGTCCTTTAAATTATCGATTATTTCAGAGATAGAACGAGGAGATATCTCAGTCACATCAGCTACGAAGAAATATGGTATACAGGGAAGATCCACAGTTGTTGGTTGGCTCAGAAAATATGGTACCTTTGATTGGGAAAATCAAACGCCGAGTAATATGCCAAAAAGTAAAGATCAAAAGATCCTTGAATTAGAACAAAAGATCAAGGTTTTAGAAAAGCAAAAGGCATTTCTAGAAAAACAGGCAGAGCAATCTGATATGAAAGCAGCTTTCTTTGACATGATGGTTGATATGGCAGAAAAAGAGTACAATATCTCTATCCGAAAAAACTCTTTACCCGAACAGTCGACCGATTCAGCCAAGAAAACAAAGAATTCGTCTTGACTTTTACAAGCTTTAAATACTAAAAAAAGGGAAGAGCCGTTTTATGAAAAGCAAAACTATAAAACACCACTCTTCCCCATGTACTTAGTACTCGACAAAGATACAATAAATAAAGAAATAGTGCCATTCATCCCTGTACCCAAGAGAGGGTTCAGGACAAAGTGTGATATCGCCGAGATTGTTAACTGCATATTGTACAAATTAAAAACAGGTTGTCAATGGCATATGTTGCCCGTTAAAAGTTTATTTTCTAATGTCGTATTGCATTATAAGACTGTTTTCGGTTATTTTCGTACATGGTGTAAATCAGGAGTGTTACAACAAATCTGGTTTGGTTTATTGAATAAATACAGAGCCTCATTGGACATGTCCAGTGTTGATTTGGATGGCAGCCATACCCCCGCATTACGTGGAGGAGAACAGGTTGCTTATCAGGGTCGGAAGAAAAGGAAGACTACCAATGCTCTTTATCTTACAGACAGACAAGGTATCCCATTGGCCATATCAGACCCGATAGAAGGGAATCACAATGATTTACATCAAATTAAAGAACGTTTTACCGACATTATTGATTCGCTGAATAACTCCGATATAAGAGTTGATGGTCTTTTTCTTAATGCCGATGCAGGTTTTGACTCTGCGGAGTTCAGAGAATTCTGTTCTTCCCATGAAATAATACCCAACATCGCTATTAACTGGCGTAACGCAGCACATACGGATGATATATTCTTCGATGAATTGCTCTATCAGCAACGCTATTGCATAGAAAGAACCAATGCATGGATGGATAGTTTCAGATCTCTATTGAACAGATTTGATGTTACTTGCTCCAGTTGGCAAAGCTTTAACCTTATCGCTTTTATCGTGATACTACTTAAGAAAATTACTAAACAGAAAAAGTCAAGATGACTTCAAAGTGAGCAAAACCTCCACCTGTGGATTGCTCGGGGTAAGTAGACAGGTTTATTATCGTTATTGTAGGTCAAAACAGAAGAAACAGGACAAGGCAGAGCAAGTATTAACAATGGTTCGTCCCATACGGAAAAATATGCCCCGAATAGGATTCAGGAAGTTATATTATCTTCTTTATGAACCATTAATAGAATTACATGTTGGCCGTGACAAGTTTCTATCTATACTAAAGGCTAATCAGATGTTGATTAAACCAAAGAGAAATTATCGTATAACCACAGACTCCCACCATCGTTTTAGAAAGCACAAGAATTTGGTGGCAGATATAGAACTGACCCATCCCGAACAGGTTTGGGTATCGGATATAACTTATATCGGGGGCAGGGACAGGAACTGTTATCTGGCATTAGTTACAGATGCATATTCCAAAAAGATCATGGGTTATGATGTTTCTAATAGTTTGTCCACTGAAGGTTCTTTGAGAGCATTAAACATGGCCATTAAACAAAAAAAATATAAAAACAAACTGATCCATCATTCGGATAGAGGATTACAGTATTGCAGTAACGATTATCAAAATGTATTGAAAAAGAAAAAGATTATACCAAGTATGACTGAGCATTATGACCCTTATGCCAATGCGATAGCTGAGAGGGTAAATGGGATATTAAAACAGGAGTTTTTTCTGGAGGATTATCTGGTAGATATCAAAACAATGAAATTATTGGTAGAAGATGCTGTTCATATTTACAATACACAAAGGCCACACTGGTCGTGTTACATGAAAACACCTGAACAGATGCACTGCCAAAAAGAAATAAAAATTAGAAATTATAAAAAGCAAAACCTTATCAAGGCTAGCCTTGATAAGGTTTGATAAAAAGAGTATTTTTGTTCAATAAACCTGTAACGGTTTTTTAGGACTAGTCAATAGCAAATTAGCGCATAAAAGCAGACACTTTTTCCTGCATCACCGCAGATAA encodes the following:
- the efp gene encoding elongation factor P, encoding MATTADFRNGMCLDIDGQFFFIVEFLHVKPGKGPAFVRTKLKNVQTGRVIDKTFNSGVRVEEVRIERRPYQFLYHDDMGYHFMNNETFEQISIPKENINGVDFLKDGESVEVVTHADSETVLYADVATHVVLQVTYTEPGLKGDTATNTLKPATVETGATVRVPLFIEAGEKIKVDTRDGSYVERAK
- a CDS encoding RNA polymerase sigma factor, whose product is MKILFANLPDDELVKYYQAGNQEAFRELLSRHQERVFKYIYLIVRNESLANDLFQDTFVKVVTFIKQYRYIENGHFLSWVIRIAHNLIMDYYRKNQPEVSIHQPDHPYDLLNNIRLSDPSAEDDLIQRQLVNNIRELIKYLPDLQQEVVHLRYYEDLSFREIADKTGVSINTALGRMRYALINLRKLADESLSI
- a CDS encoding IS3 family transposase — encoded protein: MSKTSTCGLLGVSRQVYYRYCRSKQKKQDKAEQVLTMVRPIRKNMPRIGFRKLYYLLYEPLIELHVGRDKFLSILKANQMLIKPKRNYRITTDSHHRFRKHKNLVADIELTHPEQVWVSDITYIGGRDRNCYLALVTDAYSKKIMGYDVSNSLSTEGSLRALNMAIKQKKYKNKLIHHSDRGLQYCSNDYQNVLKKKKIIPSMTEHYDPYANAIAERVNGILKQEFFLEDYLVDIKTMKLLVEDAVHIYNTQRPHWSCYMKTPEQMHCQKEIKIRNYKKQNLIKASLDKV
- the pepT gene encoding peptidase T, with amino-acid sequence MNTELVDRFLHYVSFETTSDENSGVTPSTPTQMMFAKVLAEEMKQLGLIDISISEYGYVMGTVPSNVAQTIPTIGFIAHMDTSPDMTGKNAYPRVEKNYNGGDIILNKEANIILSPRDFPELLQYKGHDIVVTDGNTLLGADDKAGIAEIMTAMSYLIQHPEIKHGTIRVAFNPDEEIGLGASKFDVANFNAEWAYTLDGGEIGELEFENFNAAGATITFKGRNVHPGYAKNKMINSLLIANQFVNMLPKQETPQHTENYEGFYHLTSMNGTVEKTTISYIIRDHDRAKFESRKKEMQQWVAKINMEYPNCATLTLRDQYFNMREQILPVMHVVDIVEESMREIGIAPKIKAIRGGTDGAQLSFKGLPCPNIFTGGHNFHGRYEYIPVQSMEKATELVLKIVQKITQKYAQ
- a CDS encoding IS5 family transposase, producing the protein MYLVLDKDTINKEIVPFIPVPKRGFRTKCDIAEIVNCILYKLKTGCQWHMLPVKSLFSNVVLHYKTVFGYFRTWCKSGVLQQIWFGLLNKYRASLDMSSVDLDGSHTPALRGGEQVAYQGRKKRKTTNALYLTDRQGIPLAISDPIEGNHNDLHQIKERFTDIIDSLNNSDIRVDGLFLNADAGFDSAEFREFCSSHEIIPNIAINWRNAAHTDDIFFDELLYQQRYCIERTNAWMDSFRSLLNRFDVTCSSWQSFNLIAFIVILLKKITKQKKSR
- the radC gene encoding RadC family protein, which translates into the protein MEKRLSIKDWKEEDRPREKLIDKGSRALSDAELLAILIGSGNKEESAVELSRRILHQLNNSLDDLGKVDIPFLTKSFKGIGEAKAITILAALELGRRRKLSEATERTKISESQDVFHVFEPLLSDIPHEEFWVLLLNRANKIIGQTRLSQGGTGQTVVEIPQILKFAIDKLATGIIVCHNHPSGNTEPSTQDMQITTKLAEACKIMSISLLDHLIIAHHQYYSFADNGRIPSR